The bacterium DNA window GCGGCCTTGCTCGTTTCAGGCGGCTTTCAAATTCAACCGGAACCGGAGACAACAACATGGAAAACAGCCTGCCCTCAAAGGAAGAGTTCATCCGGCGCGCCAGGCCTGGCCGCGTGGTTTCGGTGGCGGCCGAGCTCTACACCGACACCGATACCACGATCAGCGTGTTCAAGAAAATCTGCGAGCCCAGCGAGTACGCGTTCCTGCTCGAAAGTGTCGATATGGAGGAGAAAATAGGGCGCTACTCGTTCCTCGGCCTCAACCCGCGCACCACTTTCCGTGTCACCGGCCGCACGCTGGAGGTGACCACCGACGGCGCCGTGGAGCGTCTGGAGGGCGACCCGATCCGTCTGCTGAACGACTGGGTCAGCCGCTACCAGCCCGAGCCAGTGGCCGGCCTGCCACCGTTCCAGTGCGGCCTGGTCGGCTATTTCGGCTACGACACGATCCGCTGGTTCGAGGACATCCCCAGCACCAAGCCCAACCCGCTCGAGCTTCCCGACTGTTTCCTGATGGTCGCCGACCGTCTGATCGTGTTCGACCATGTAAAGCACACGGTGACTGTGGTGGTGAGCATGTTCGTCGAGGAGGGCGATGACCCCGCGGCGCTGTACGAGACGGCCCAGGAACGTATCGCCTGGATCATGCGCCGCATGGGCGAGATCGTGCTCGTGCCGCAGCAGCTCAAGCAGGCCCCCGGCGCGCCCGGCATCCAGCCGGACAGCAACACCACCTCCGATGAGTTCGAGGCGATGGTGCTCAAGGCCAAGGAGTACATCCACAAGGGCGACATTTTCCAAGTGGTGCTGAGCCAGCGTTTCTCCACCGGCATCCAGGGT harbors:
- the trpE gene encoding anthranilate synthase component I, with amino-acid sequence MENSLPSKEEFIRRARPGRVVSVAAELYTDTDTTISVFKKICEPSEYAFLLESVDMEEKIGRYSFLGLNPRTTFRVTGRTLEVTTDGAVERLEGDPIRLLNDWVSRYQPEPVAGLPPFQCGLVGYFGYDTIRWFEDIPSTKPNPLELPDCFLMVADRLIVFDHVKHTVTVVVSMFVEEGDDPAALYETAQERIAWIMRRMGEIVLVPQQLKQAPGAPGIQPDSNTTSDEFEAMVLKAKEYIHKGDIFQVVLSQRFSTGIQGDPFNVFRALRRVNPSPYMFYLKLGELKVAGSSPEVLVRAQNGVAVTRPLAGTRPRGATPEEDRALETELLADPKERAEHVMLVDLGRNDLGRICRYGSVHVTEQMAVERYSHVMHIVSNVEGELVPGAAALDVLGACFPAGTVSGAPKVRAMEIIDELEKETRGIYAGAVGYIDFSGNLDFCIAIRTIVIKGQTAYLQAGAGIVADSDPKSEYRETINKSRALLRAIEQTQEPL